One part of the Eptesicus fuscus isolate TK198812 chromosome 20, DD_ASM_mEF_20220401, whole genome shotgun sequence genome encodes these proteins:
- the AANAT gene encoding serotonin N-acetyltransferase: MSTQSIHCLPPVTLRLPPGMPGTPGCQRRHTLPASEFRCLTPQDAAGVFEIEREAFISVSGVCPLHLDELQRFLTLCPELSLGWFHEGRLVAFIIGSLWDEDRLTPESLLLHRPGGHTAHLHVLAVHRTFRQQGRGSLLLWRYLCHLGGQPAVRRAVLMCEDALVPFYARFGFHPVGPCAVTVGPLAFTELQCSLQGHASLRRNSC; the protein is encoded by the exons ATGTCCACGCAGAGCATTCACTGCCTGCCGCCCGTGACCCTGCGCCTGCCGCCCGGGATGCCCGGGACCCCCGGCTGCCAGCGGCGCCACACGCTCCCCGCCAGCGAGTTCCGCTGCCTCACCCCCCAGGACGCGGCCGGCGTGTTTGAGATCGAGCGGGAAG CCTTCATCTCCGTCTCGGGCGTGTGTCCCCTGCACCTGGACGAGCTCCAGCGCTTCCTGACCCTGTGCCCGGAGCTCTCCCTGGGCTGGTTCCACGAGGGCCGCCTCGTGGCCTTCATCATCGGCTCGCTGTGGGACGAGGACAGGCTCACACCG GAGTCGCTGCTGCTGCACCGGCCCGGGGGCCACACGGCCCACCTGCACGTGCTGGCCGTGCACCGCACCTTCCGGCAGCAGGGCCGGGGCTCCCTCCTGCTGTGGCGCTACCTGTGCCACCTGGGCGGCCAGCCGGCCGTGCGCCGGGCCGTGCTCATGTGCGAGGACGCGCTGGTGCCCTTCTACGCGCGGTTCGGCTTCCACCCCGTGGGCCCCTGCGCCGTGACCGTGGGCCCGCTGGCCTTCACGGAGCTCCAGTGCTCGCTGCAGGGCCACGCCTCCCTGAGGAGGAACAGCTGCTGA
- the RHBDF2 gene encoding inactive rhomboid protein 2, with protein MASADKNGESVSSVSGSRLQSRKPPNLSITIPPPEAAAPDEHASMLPQRPRNPAFLKSVSLQEPRGRWQEGSEKRPGFRRQASLSQSIRKGTAQWFGVSGDWELERQHWQRRSLHHCSVRYGRLKASCQRDLELPSQDVPSFQDAESPKPCKMPKIVDPLARGRAFRHPDEVDRPHAPHPPLTPGVLSLTSFTSVRSGHSHLPRRKRMSVAHMSFQAASALLKGRSVLDAAAPRCRVVKRSFACPSFLEEDAVDGADTLDSSFFSKEEMSSMPDDVFESPPLSASCFRAIPRSASPVSPDGVQVSLKEYGRTPVPVAKRGKRIASKVKHFAFDRQKRHYGLGMVGSWLNRRYRRSISSTVQRQLESFDSHRPYFTYWLTFVHVIITLLVICTYGIAPVGFAQHVTTQLVLRNKGVYESVKYLQQENFWIGPSSIDLIHLGAKFSPCIRKDRQIEQLVLRERDLERDSGCCVQNDHSGCIQTQRKDCSETLATFVKWQDDTGPPVDKSDLGQTRTSGAVCHQDPRTCEEPASSGAHIWPDDITKWPICTEQARSNRTGFLHIDCQIRGRPCCIGTKGSCEITTREYCEFMHGYFHEEATLCSQVHCLDKVCGLLPFLNPEVPDQFYRLWLSLFLHAGLVHCFVSVVFQMTILRDLEKLAGWHRISIIFILSGITGNLASAIFLPYRAEVGPAGSQFGLLACLFVELFQSWQLLERPWRAFLHLAAVVLFLFVCGLLPWIDNIAHIFGFLSGLLLAFAFLPYITFGTSDKYRKRALILVSLLVFAGLFAALVVWLYVYPIHWPWIEHLTCFPFTSRFCEKYELDQVLH; from the exons atGGCCTCTGCAGACAAGAATGGCGAGAGCGTCTCCTCGGTGTCCGGCAGCCGCCTGCAGAGCCGGAAGCCGCCCAACCTGTCCATCACCATCCCGCCGCCCGAGGCCGCGGCCCCTGATGAGCACGCCAGCATGCTGCCCCAG aggCCCAGGAACCCCGCCTTCCtgaagagcgtcagcctgcaggaGCCCCGGGGACGATGGCAGGAGGGCTCGGAGAAGCGCCCCGGCTTCCGCCGCCAGGCCTCCCTGTCTCAGAGCATCCGCAA GGGCACCGCGCAGTGGTTCGGGGTCAGCGGCGACTGGGAGCTGGAGCGGCAGCACTGGCAGCGCCGGAGCCTGCACCACTGCAGCGTGCGCTACGGCCGCCTCAAGGCCTCGTGCCAGCGCGACCTGGAGCTCCCCAGCCAGGACGTGCCTTCCTTCCAGGACGCCGAGTCCCCGAAGCCCTGCAAGATGCCCAAG ATTGTGGACCCGCTGGCCCGAGGCCGGGCCTTCCGCCACCCGGACGAGGTGGACCGGCCCCACGCCCCACACCCACCGCTGACCCCCGGGGTCCTGTCCCTCACCTCCTTCACCAGCGTCCGCTCTGGCCACTCCCACCTGCCCCGCCGGAAGAGGATGTCCGTGGCCCACATGAGCTTTCAagctgcctctgccctcctcAAG GGGCGCTCGGTGCTGGACGCCGCTGCGCCGCGCTGCCGGGTGGTCAAACGCAGCTTCGCCTGCCccagcttcctggaggaagatGCCGTCGACGGGGCAGACACGCTTGACTCCTCGTTTTTTAGTAAG gaagaAATGAGCTCCATGCCCGACGACGTGTTTGAGTCTCCCCCGCTCTCCGCCAGCTGCTTCCGGGCGATCCCGCGCTCGGCCTCCCCCGTCTCTCCCGACGGGGTGCAGGTCTCTCT GAAGGAGTACGGCCGCACCCCCGTGCCGGTGGCCAAGCGCGGCAAGCGCATCGCCTCCAAGGTGAAGCACTTTGCCTTCGACCGGCAGAAGCGGCACTACGGCCTGGGCATGGTGGGCAGCTGGCTGAACCGCCGCTACCGCCGCAGCATCAGCAGCACGGTGCAGCGGCAGCTGGAGAGCTTCGACAGCCACCG gccctaCTTCACCTATTGGCTGACTTTCGTCCACGTCATCATCACGCTGCTGGTGATCTGCACGTACGGCATCGCGCCCGTGGGCTTCGCCCAGCACGTCACCACCCAGCTG GTGCTCCGGAACAAAGGCGTGTACGAGAGCGTGAAGTACCTGCAGCAGGAGAACTTCTGGATCGGCCCCAGCTCG ATTGACTTGATCCACCTGGGAGCCAAGTTCTCGCCCTGCATCCGGAAGGACCGGCAGATCGAGCAGCTGGTGCTGCGGGAGCGAGACCTGGAGCGGGACTCGGGCTGCTGCGTCCAGAACGACCACTCGGGCTGCATCCAGACCCAGCGGAAGGACTGCTCG gaGACTTTGGCCACTTTTGTGAAGTGGCAGGATGACACGGGGCCCCCCGTGGACAAGTCCGATCTGGGCCAGACGCGGACGTCGGGCGCCGTGTGCCACCAGGACCCCAG GACCTGCGAGGAGCCGGCCTCCAGTGGTGCCCACATCTGGCCTGATGACATTACCAAGTGGCCA ATCTGCACGGAGCAGGCCAGGAGTAACCGCACGGGCTTCCTGCACATAGACTGCCAGATCCGGGGCCGCCCCTGCTGCATCGGCACCAAGGGCAG ctgtgaGATCACCACTCGGGAGTACTGTGAGTTCATGCACGGCTATTTCCACGAGGAGGCGACGCTCTGCTCGCAG GTGCACTGCTTGGACAAGGTGTGCGGGCTGCTGCCCTTTCTCAACCCCGAGGTCCCAGACCAGTTCTACAGGCTCTGGCTGTCCCTGTTCCTCCACGCCGG CCTGGTGCACTGCTTCGTGTCCGTGGTCTTCCAAATGACCATCCTGCGCGACCTGGAGAAGCTGGCCGGCTGGCACCGCATCTCCATCATCTTCATCCTCAGCGGCATCACCGGCAACCTCGCCAGCGCCATCTTCCTCCCGTACCGGGCAGAG GTGGGCCCGGCGGGGTCGCAGTTCGGCCTCCTGGCCTGCCTCTTCGTGGAGCTGTTCCAGAGCTGGCAGCTGCTGGAGCGGCCCTGGAGGGCCTTCCTGCACCTGGCGGCCGTGGTGCTCTTCCTGTTCGTGTGCGGCCTGCTGCCCTGGATCGACAACATCGCCCACATCTTCGGCTTCCTCAGCGGCCTGCTGCTGGCCTTCGCCTTCCTGCCCTACATCACCTTCGGCACCAGCGACAAGTACCGCAAGCGCGCCCTCATCCTGGTGTCGCTGCTGGTCTTCGCCGGCCTCTTCGCCGCGCTGGTCGTCTGGCTCTACGTCTACCCCATCCACTGGCCCTGGATCGAGCACCTCACCTGCTTCCCCTTCACCAGCCGCTTCTGTGAGAAGTACGAGCTGGACCAGGTGCTGCACTGA